One genomic segment of Epinephelus fuscoguttatus linkage group LG19, E.fuscoguttatus.final_Chr_v1 includes these proteins:
- the axin2 gene encoding axin-2 — protein MSRALMDHIASSFREDAPRPPVPGEEGEAPCCPGKLAMMKPLDPPKSVLLGSPGSSARRNEDGLGEPEGSASPDSPLSRWTKSLHSLLGDQDGALLFRTFLEREKCVDTLDFWFACNGFRQMDLKDTKTQRVAKAIYKRYIENNSIVAKQLKPATKTFIRDNIKKQHIDSAMFDQAQTEIQTNMEENAYQMFLTSDIYLEYVRTGGENPNHVNSNGLGDLKVVCGYLPTLNEEEEWSCDFKAKALVELSAKAQRATVSMRAVEVMERGYRSYKRGDSLNPCHVGSFAPVSSTNDSEVSSDALTDDAMSVTDSSVDGIPPYKLGSKKQLQREMQRNMRMNSQVSLPAFPRTRRPPKEMVPMEPSEFAAQLISRLESLKRKQDTINSLEEKLQQIEEEEEKEDTEMGSAPQLSPHPLTLLPGSSDEDPQAILDEHLSRVLKTPGCQSPAVIRHSPRSSSPEHRPIARAGFGIKALVRTGPSSSSVSSPDQAAITLALGPNRTLVSRQSTKHIHHHYIHHHASPKTKEQIEREAALRVHGLCSSSGECQPCQPYQRSRSLGREMCGAISADNSIGRSSSLSRRVCRSGAEDGVAERCMDDCGPLQLPSDTTDPTQNVLQWILESKRQGRHKSHSNQSTKKSFGGTSTQTHTWGGGGSCGHLRSHQPAQPFIQDPAMPPLPPPNTLAQLEEACRRLEEVSTKTTKQRHSTSSLQQEKSHLVPVQGEGSVPLSLATPSPAGLLTTSPGLQSEEMKECKKALGGETVVTYFFCGEEIPYRRNMKSHSLTLGHFKEQLRKKGNYRYYFKKASDEFVCGAVFEEVSDDSSLLPTYEGKILGKVERME, from the exons ATGAGCCGGGCGCTTATGGACCATATCGCCAGTAGTTTCCGAGAAGATGCTCCTCGACCCCCGGTGCCGGGGGAGGAGGGCGAGGCGCCCTGCTGCCCCGGCAAACTCGCAATGATGAAACCCCTGGACCCCCCTAAATCGGTTTTGCTCGGCTCGCCGGGCTCCTCGGCGAGGAGGAACGAGGATGGTCTTGGGGAGCCCGAGGGGAGTGCCTCCCCGGATTCACCGCTTTCCCGGTGGACAAAGTCGTTGCACTCTCTCCTCGGGGACCAGGACGGTGCCCTTCTTTTTAGGACATTCCTGGAGCGAGAGAAATGTGTCGATACTTTAGACTTCTGGTTCGCCTGCAATGGCTTCAGGCAAATGGACCTCAAGGATACCAAAACGCAGAGAGTCGCCAAAGCAATTTACAAGCGCTACATCGAGAACAACAGCATTGTCGCCAAACAGCTCAAGCCCGCGACTAAGACCTTCATACGGGATAATATCAAGAAGCAGCACATAGACTCTGCGATGTTTGACCAGGCGCAGACGGAGATCCAAACCAACATGGAGGAGAACGCGTATCAGATGTTTCTGACCTCTGACATTTACCTCGAGTACGTGAGGACCGGGGGAGAAAACCCGAATCACGTCAACTCGAACGGCTTGGGCGACCTGAAAGTTGTCTGTGGATACCTGCCCACGCTCAATGAAGAGGAGGAGTGGAGTTGTGATTTCAAAGCCAAAGCGCTGGTTGAATTGTCGGCGAAGGCGCAGAGGGCCACCGTGTCCATGAGGGCAGTGGAGGTGATGGAAAGGGGATACAG ATCATACAAGAGAGGAGACTCACTCAACCCCTGCCACGTGGGCTCTTTCGCCCCCGTCAGCAGCACCAACGACAGCGAGGTGTCCAGTGACGCCTTGACCGATGATGCCATGTCTGTGACTGACAGCAGTGT AGATGGCATCCCTCCGTATAAACTGGGCTCAAAGAAACAgctacagagagagatgcagcgCAACATGAGGATGAACAGCCAAGTCTCTCTGCCTGCTTTCCCT CGTACTCGCCGTCCTCCCAAGGAGATGGTCCCAATGGAGCCGTCAGAGTTTGCAGCCCAGCTCATCTCCCGCCTGGAGAGCTTAAAGAGAAAGCAGGACACCATCAACTCTCTGGAGGAGAAGCTGCAGCAGATTGAGGAG gaggaggaaaaggaagacACCGAGATGGGAAGTGCTCCACAGCTCTCTCCCCACCCTTTGACCCTCCTCCCTGGCTCCTCTGACGAGGACCCCCAGGCGATTCTGGATGAGCACCTGTCTCGCGTCCTGAAGACCCCCGGCTGCCAGTCCCCCGCTGTCATCCGCCACTCGCCTCGCTCCAGCTCCCCGGAGCATAGACCCATTGCGCGGGCAGGTTTCGGAATCAAGGCCCTGGTTAGGACGGGGCCCTCCAGTTCTTCTGTCTCTAGTCCCGACCAGGCGGCTATCACTCTGGCCTTGGGCCCCAACAGGACCCTCGTCAGCAGGCAGAGCACAAAACACATCCACCACCACTACATCCACCATCATGCCAGTCCCAAAACCAAGGAGCAGATTGAAAGGGAGGCAGCCCTCAGGGTGCACGGCCTGTGCTCCAGCAGTGGCGAGTGCCAGCCCTGCCAGCCTTACCAGCGCAGCCGCAGCCTAGGCAGAGAGATGTGTGGGGCCATCTCGGCAGACAACAGCATAGG GCGTTCCAGCTCTCTGTCCAGGCGTGTTTGTCGCTCAGGGGCTGAGGATGGAGTAGCAGAGAGGTGTATGGATGACTGCGGGCCCTTACAGCTGCCCAGCGACACAACAGACCCCACTCAGAATGTGCTGCAGTGGATCCTGGAAAGCAAACGGCAAGGCAGGCACAAGTCTCACAG TAACCAGAGCACCAAGAAATCCTTCGGAGGCACCTCTACACAGACGCACACGTGGGGCGGTGGCGGAAGCTGTGGCCATCTACGTAGCCACCAGCCAGCCCAGCCATTCATCCAGGACCCAGCCATGCCTCCCCTGCCCCCTCCCAACACTTTGGCCCAGCTGGAGGAGGCCTGCCGCAGACTGGAGGAGGTCTCCACCAAGACCACCAAGCAAAG GCATTCAACGTCCAGTCTTCAGCAGGAGAAGAGCCACCTAGTGCCTGTCCAGGGTGAGGGGTCCGTCCCTCTGTCTCTAGCCACTCCCAGCCCTGCTGGCCTCCTCACAACCAGCCCCGGTCTCCAATCAGAAGA GATGAAGGAGTGTAAAAAGGCTTTAGGAGGCGAGACGGTGGTGACGTATTTCTTCTGTGGTGAGGAGATCCCCTACCGGAGGAACATGAAGAGCCACAGTCTCACCCTGGGCCACTTCAAGGAGCAGCTTCGCAAGAAGGGCAATTACAG GTACTACTTCAAGAAGGCCAGCGATGAGTTCGTGTGCGGCGCTGTGTTTGAGGAGGTGTCAGACGACAGCTCCTTGCTGCCCACCTACGAGGGCAAGATCCTGGGCaaggtggagaggatggagtGA